The proteins below come from a single Crossiella sp. CA-258035 genomic window:
- a CDS encoding ROK family transcriptional regulator, with the protein MSSAPTAGTRPDEVRRHNRAALLRRLHVDGPSTRAELATELGLNRSTIKALVDELTALGLVTEQVPTQRQGAGRPSLLVLPQARAVPVLAVDVGVEQVTVAAVGIGGTVLGGRNWAQARGSGAPEKVLARVAAACRELAAELGRPPVRIGVSVPGVVRRSDGLVHEAPNLHWSAVPFGRMLSAELRLPVQVGNDADLGGLAEHVRGAARGAADMVFLSAEVGVGGGVIVGGAPLRGTGGYVGELGHMVVNPQGRSCYCGCRGCWETEIGEDALCRALNLSAGAARAEIVAELASLAERPEDARHRLEGFAGWLTLGLTNVVNVVAPELVVLGGLLAVLPPVVVTEVAETVSRRSLVGRASGRLRMVTSTLGADAALVGAAELAFEQVFANG; encoded by the coding sequence TTGAGCAGCGCGCCCACCGCGGGCACCAGACCGGACGAGGTCCGCAGGCACAACCGGGCCGCGCTGCTCCGCAGGCTGCACGTGGACGGCCCGAGCACCCGCGCCGAACTGGCCACCGAGCTCGGGCTCAACCGCAGCACGATCAAGGCGCTGGTGGACGAGCTGACCGCGCTGGGCCTGGTCACCGAGCAGGTGCCCACCCAGCGCCAGGGCGCGGGCCGGCCCTCGCTGCTGGTGCTGCCGCAGGCACGGGCGGTGCCGGTGCTCGCGGTGGACGTGGGTGTGGAGCAGGTCACGGTGGCCGCGGTCGGCATCGGCGGCACCGTGCTCGGCGGCCGGAACTGGGCCCAGGCCAGGGGCAGCGGCGCGCCGGAGAAGGTGCTGGCCAGGGTGGCCGCGGCCTGCCGGGAGCTGGCCGCCGAGCTGGGCAGGCCACCGGTGCGCATCGGGGTCTCCGTGCCGGGCGTGGTGCGCCGCTCGGACGGCCTGGTGCACGAGGCGCCCAACCTGCACTGGAGCGCGGTGCCCTTCGGCCGGATGCTCTCCGCTGAGCTGCGGCTGCCGGTCCAGGTGGGCAACGACGCCGATCTGGGCGGGCTGGCCGAGCACGTGCGCGGCGCGGCCAGGGGCGCCGCGGACATGGTGTTCCTGTCCGCGGAGGTCGGCGTCGGCGGCGGGGTGATCGTCGGCGGCGCGCCGCTGCGCGGCACCGGCGGCTACGTCGGCGAGCTGGGGCACATGGTGGTCAACCCGCAGGGCCGGTCCTGCTACTGCGGCTGCCGGGGCTGCTGGGAGACCGAGATCGGCGAGGACGCGCTGTGCCGCGCGCTGAACCTCTCCGCGGGCGCCGCGCGCGCGGAGATCGTGGCGGAGCTGGCCTCACTGGCCGAGCGGCCCGAGGACGCCAGGCACCGGCTCGAGGGGTTCGCCGGCTGGCTCACCCTCGGTCTGACCAACGTGGTGAACGTGGTCGCGCCCGAGCTGGTGGTGCTGGGCGGACTGCTGGCTGTGCTGCCGCCCGTGGTGGTGACCGAGGTGGCCGAGACGGTGTCCCGGCGCAGCCTGGTCGGGCGGGCCTCGGGACGACTGCGCATGGTGACGTCCACGCTGGGCGCGGACGCCGCACTCGTCGGCGCGGCCGAACTGGCCTTCGAGCAGGTGTTCGCCAACGGCTGA
- a CDS encoding alpha/beta hydrolase — protein MFDGFELERLQVGGVSLRVRHGGSGPPLLLLHGHPRTHATWYRVAPLLAERFTVVCPDLRGYGESDKPPSTPDHEPYSKRAQALDQLGLMRLLGHDRFAVAGHDRGGYVATRLALDHPEAVSALAALDAVPIGAALARCDARFAAAWWHWFFLAQPELPERVINADPDAWYGGRYGPAHRREQLGEAWPDYQRAIHDPATVHAMCEDYRAGLGIDRAHDEADRAAGRQITAPTLVLWAEQDDLLTLYDGDVLGVWREWARDVRGHGIDCGHHMSEEAPAELADALTRFLA, from the coding sequence ATGTTCGATGGTTTTGAGTTGGAGCGGCTCCAGGTCGGCGGCGTGTCGTTGCGGGTCCGGCACGGCGGTTCGGGCCCGCCGCTGTTGTTGCTGCACGGCCATCCCCGGACGCACGCCACCTGGTACCGGGTCGCGCCGTTGCTGGCCGAACGGTTCACCGTGGTCTGCCCGGACCTGCGCGGCTACGGCGAGTCGGACAAACCGCCCAGCACGCCGGACCACGAGCCGTACAGCAAGCGCGCCCAGGCCCTGGACCAGCTCGGCCTGATGCGCCTGCTCGGCCACGACCGCTTCGCGGTGGCCGGGCACGACCGGGGCGGGTACGTGGCCACCAGGCTGGCGCTGGACCACCCCGAGGCGGTCTCCGCGCTGGCGGCGCTGGACGCGGTGCCGATCGGCGCGGCGCTGGCCCGGTGTGACGCCCGGTTCGCCGCCGCCTGGTGGCACTGGTTCTTCCTGGCCCAGCCGGAGCTGCCGGAGCGGGTGATCAACGCCGACCCGGACGCCTGGTACGGCGGCCGCTACGGCCCGGCGCACCGCCGGGAGCAGCTCGGCGAGGCCTGGCCGGACTACCAGCGCGCCATCCACGACCCGGCGACCGTGCACGCCATGTGCGAGGACTACCGGGCCGGCCTGGGCATCGACCGCGCGCACGACGAGGCCGACCGCGCGGCCGGCCGCCAGATCACCGCGCCGACCCTGGTGCTGTGGGCGGAGCAGGACGACCTGCTCACGCTCTACGACGGCGACGTGCTCGGCGTCTGGCGCGAGTGGGCGCGGGACGTGCGCGGCCACGGCATCGACTGCGGCCACCACATGAGCGAGGAGGCCCCGGCGGAGCTCGCCGATGCCCTGACCCGCTTCCTGGCCTGA
- a CDS encoding RNA polymerase sigma factor: MATADTATRPSPALEADEQATTPARKAPAKTAAKTAAKKPAARTTKAAAGKTAAKAPAKKTAAKAGSATKAVATKAADGDEPVLEDIEEEIDLEADLVVDEPEPVAEEPQKSGDFVWDEEESEALRQARKDAELTASADSVRAYLKQIGKVALLNAEEEVALAKRIEAGLYAAERYRQIEEEGEQLSTQMRRDLRWIIRDGERAKNHLLEANLRLVVSLAKRYTGRGMAFLDLIQEGNLGLIRAVEKFDYTKGYKFSTYATWWIRQAITRAMADQARTIRIPVHMVEVINKLGRIQRELLQDLGREPTPEELAKEMDITPEKVLEIQQYAREPISLDQTIGDEGDSQLGDFIEDSEAVVAVDAVSFTLLQDQLQSVLATLSEREAGVVRLRFGLTDGQPRTLDEIGQVYGVTRERIRQIESKTMSKLRHPSRSQVLRDYLD; the protein is encoded by the coding sequence GTGGCCACCGCAGACACCGCTACCCGGCCTTCCCCCGCACTGGAGGCCGACGAGCAGGCGACTACCCCCGCCCGCAAGGCCCCGGCGAAGACGGCGGCCAAGACCGCCGCCAAGAAGCCCGCGGCCCGGACCACCAAGGCCGCCGCCGGCAAGACCGCGGCCAAGGCACCGGCGAAGAAGACCGCCGCGAAGGCCGGCAGCGCGACCAAGGCGGTTGCCACCAAGGCCGCCGACGGCGACGAGCCGGTGCTGGAGGACATCGAGGAAGAGATCGACCTGGAGGCCGACCTCGTCGTCGACGAGCCGGAGCCGGTCGCGGAGGAGCCGCAGAAGTCGGGTGACTTCGTCTGGGACGAGGAGGAGTCCGAGGCGCTGCGGCAGGCCCGCAAGGACGCCGAGCTGACCGCCTCGGCCGACTCGGTTCGCGCCTACCTCAAGCAGATCGGCAAGGTCGCCCTCCTCAACGCCGAAGAGGAAGTGGCCCTGGCCAAGCGCATCGAAGCCGGGCTCTACGCCGCCGAGCGCTACCGCCAGATCGAGGAGGAGGGCGAGCAGCTCTCCACCCAGATGCGCCGCGACCTGCGCTGGATCATCCGGGACGGCGAGCGCGCCAAGAACCACCTGCTGGAGGCCAACCTCCGCCTGGTGGTCAGCCTCGCCAAGCGCTACACCGGTCGTGGCATGGCGTTCCTGGACCTGATCCAGGAAGGCAACCTGGGTCTGATCCGCGCGGTGGAGAAGTTCGACTACACCAAGGGTTACAAGTTCTCCACCTACGCCACGTGGTGGATCCGCCAGGCCATCACCCGCGCCATGGCCGACCAGGCCCGCACCATCCGCATCCCGGTGCACATGGTGGAAGTGATCAACAAGCTCGGCCGCATACAGCGTGAGCTGCTCCAGGACCTCGGCCGCGAGCCCACCCCCGAAGAGCTCGCCAAGGAAATGGACATCACGCCGGAGAAGGTCCTGGAGATCCAGCAGTACGCCCGCGAACCGATCTCGCTGGATCAGACCATCGGCGATGAGGGTGACTCCCAGCTGGGTGACTTCATCGAGGACTCCGAGGCCGTCGTCGCGGTGGACGCGGTGTCGTTCACGCTGTTGCAGGACCAGCTCCAGTCGGTGCTGGCCACCCTGTCCGAGCGTGAGGCGGGTGTGGTGCGGCTGCGGTTCGGGCTCACCGACGGCCAGCCCCGCACGCTGGATGAGATCGGCCAGGTCTACGGGGTGACCCGGGAGCGGATCCGTCAGATCGAGTCCAAGACGATGTCCAAGCTCCGGCACCCCTCGCGGTCCCAGGTCCTGCGCGACTACCTGGACTGA
- the ppgK gene encoding polyphosphate--glucose phosphotransferase — protein MSATRGFGVDIGGSGIKGCVVDLETGVLEGERLRIPTPQPSTPEAVAEVVAEIVGKFGWEGPVGVTLPCVVKRGVAHSAANVDPGWIGTDAAALFASKLGRSAAEVVVLNDADAAGLAEMRFGAGAGKDGTVVLLTFGTGIGSAVFLDGKLVPNTEFGHLEVDGHDAEKQAAASVKEDLDLSWEEWAPRVTRYLRVLEDLVWPDLVIAGGGVSKKAHKWLPLLEARTEVVAATLKNDAGIVGAASAAARLHG, from the coding sequence ATGAGCGCTACCCGAGGGTTCGGAGTCGATATCGGCGGCTCCGGCATCAAGGGCTGTGTCGTGGACCTCGAAACCGGTGTGCTCGAGGGCGAGCGGCTACGCATCCCCACCCCGCAGCCGTCGACGCCGGAAGCGGTCGCCGAGGTGGTCGCGGAGATCGTCGGGAAGTTCGGCTGGGAGGGGCCGGTCGGTGTCACCCTGCCCTGTGTGGTCAAGCGGGGCGTCGCGCACAGCGCCGCCAACGTCGACCCCGGTTGGATCGGCACGGACGCGGCCGCCCTGTTCGCCTCGAAGCTGGGCCGCTCCGCCGCCGAGGTGGTCGTGCTCAACGACGCCGACGCGGCCGGGCTGGCCGAGATGCGCTTCGGCGCGGGCGCGGGCAAGGACGGCACGGTGGTCCTGCTGACCTTCGGCACCGGTATCGGCAGCGCGGTGTTCCTGGACGGCAAGCTGGTCCCGAACACCGAGTTCGGCCACCTCGAGGTCGACGGGCACGACGCGGAGAAGCAGGCCGCGGCCTCGGTCAAGGAGGACCTGGACCTGTCCTGGGAGGAGTGGGCGCCCCGGGTGACCCGGTACCTGCGGGTGCTGGAGGACCTGGTGTGGCCGGACCTGGTGATCGCGGGCGGCGGGGTCAGCAAGAAGGCGCACAAGTGGCTGCCGCTGCTGGAAGCCCGCACCGAGGTGGTCGCGGCGACGCTGAAGAACGACGCCGGAATCGTCGGCGCGGCCAGCGCCGCGGCCCGGCTGCACGGCTGA
- a CDS encoding inositol monophosphatase family protein, translating into MGLADEVPTLVDASRLRTVAIEVASEAGELVAAMRGGQRRFSGAVDTKSTATDVVTAADRAAEELIRSRLAELRPEDGVLGEEAGDDAAGARVRWVVDPIDGTVNYLYGLPQYAVSVAAEVDGLAVAAAVVEPAAGRVWSAARGQGATLDGEPLRASATTELSLTLLATGFAYQVERRSRQADLAARLAREVRDLRRSGSAAIDLCSVAAGWVDAYFEHGLGHWDWAGGGLIAEEAGAVVRRPSGYGVNSAGVNRAGANSAGADPVGSNPAGSDPAGADPRLSDPRWSDPRGANPDGLGADITLAVAPGVAAELTELLRRSGASEV; encoded by the coding sequence GTGGGTCTGGCTGATGAGGTACCGACGTTGGTGGACGCGTCCCGTTTGCGCACTGTCGCGATCGAGGTGGCGAGCGAGGCCGGGGAACTGGTCGCGGCCATGAGAGGTGGTCAGCGCCGGTTCTCGGGCGCGGTGGACACCAAGAGCACGGCCACCGACGTGGTCACCGCCGCCGACCGCGCCGCCGAGGAACTGATCCGTTCCCGCCTGGCAGAACTGCGTCCCGAGGACGGGGTCCTGGGCGAGGAAGCCGGCGACGACGCGGCAGGCGCCAGGGTCCGCTGGGTGGTCGACCCCATCGACGGCACGGTGAACTACCTCTACGGCCTGCCGCAGTACGCGGTCTCGGTCGCCGCCGAGGTCGACGGCCTGGCCGTGGCCGCCGCCGTGGTCGAACCCGCCGCGGGCCGCGTGTGGAGCGCCGCCCGCGGCCAGGGCGCCACCCTGGACGGCGAGCCACTGCGCGCCTCGGCCACGACGGAGCTGTCGCTGACGTTGCTCGCGACGGGGTTCGCGTACCAGGTGGAGCGGCGGTCCCGGCAGGCCGACCTGGCCGCCCGGCTGGCTCGCGAGGTGCGGGATCTGCGGCGGAGTGGGTCGGCGGCGATTGATTTGTGTTCGGTGGCGGCGGGGTGGGTGGACGCGTATTTCGAGCATGGGCTTGGGCATTGGGACTGGGCGGGCGGTGGGTTGATCGCGGAGGAGGCTGGGGCGGTGGTGCGGCGGCCGAGCGGGTATGGGGTGAACTCGGCTGGGGTGAATCGGGCTGGGGCCAATTCGGCTGGGGCGGATCCGGTTGGGTCGAACCCGGCGGGGTCGGATCCGGCTGGAGCGGACCCACGCTTGTCTGACCCACGTTGGTCAGACCCGCGTGGGGCGAACCCGGACGGCTTGGGGGCTGACATCACGCTTGCTGTCGCGCCCGGTGTGGCGGCAGAACTGACAGAACTGCTGCGGCGGTCCGGGGCGTCAGAGGTGTGA
- the cei gene encoding envelope integrity protein Cei, translating to MAAGSVRQGLGRYRRRRPLPALVILVLLGVIATFVWTKVFGNVGDAEAAVRCDPPPAVEAGKKPYEGQAQPRDALDKTDPWPAADVKLRVLNGGGLRGQGKLVNEELMGFGFNKAGEPSDDPVYDSKLTCHGQLRYGPNGAGAARTLSLLAPCVQLVRDERQDSTVDVVLGKKFDGIKPSSSTRQLLEKLKEWADQQPERGGQQAAPPPPQLDAELLAAARNVHC from the coding sequence GTGGCTGCGGGGAGCGTGAGGCAGGGCCTCGGACGTTATCGGAGGCGACGCCCGCTGCCGGCGCTGGTCATCCTGGTCCTGCTCGGCGTGATAGCGACTTTTGTGTGGACCAAGGTCTTCGGCAACGTGGGCGACGCCGAGGCCGCGGTCCGCTGCGACCCACCGCCCGCGGTGGAGGCCGGCAAGAAGCCGTACGAGGGCCAGGCCCAGCCGAGGGACGCGCTGGACAAAACGGATCCGTGGCCGGCCGCGGACGTCAAGCTGCGCGTGCTCAACGGCGGTGGCCTGCGCGGCCAGGGCAAGCTGGTCAACGAGGAACTGATGGGCTTCGGCTTCAACAAAGCGGGCGAACCCAGCGACGACCCGGTCTACGACAGCAAGCTCACCTGCCACGGCCAACTCCGCTACGGCCCCAACGGCGCCGGCGCGGCCCGCACCCTGAGCCTGCTGGCCCCGTGCGTGCAGCTGGTCAGGGACGAACGCCAGGACTCCACTGTGGACGTCGTACTGGGCAAGAAGTTCGACGGCATCAAGCCCTCCTCCAGCACCCGCCAACTCCTGGAAAAGCTCAAGGAGTGGGCCGACCAGCAACCAGAACGAGGCGGCCAGCAAGCCGCTCCCCCACCGCCGCAGCTCGACGCTGAACTCCTGGCGGCGGCCCGCAACGTGCACTGCTAG
- a CDS encoding DUF4193 domain-containing protein yields the protein MATDYDAPRRGETDDLAEDSLEELKARRNETQSGVVDVDTDAPDENFELPGADLSGEELTVKVLPKQDDEFTCSRCFLLHHRSRLSREKDGQYICRDCD from the coding sequence ATGGCGACCGACTACGACGCACCGCGCCGTGGCGAGACCGACGACCTCGCCGAGGACTCGCTTGAAGAGCTCAAGGCGCGGCGCAACGAGACGCAGTCCGGGGTGGTCGACGTCGACACCGACGCGCCGGACGAGAACTTCGAGCTGCCCGGGGCCGACCTGTCCGGCGAGGAGCTGACCGTCAAGGTGCTCCCGAAGCAGGACGACGAGTTCACCTGCTCCCGCTGCTTCCTGCTGCACCACCGCAGCAGGCTGTCCAGGGAGAAGGACGGGCAGTACATCTGCCGCGACTGCGACTGA
- a CDS encoding DUF3093 domain-containing protein, translating into MSRNARAVDTTGDVLFSERLYVPWWGWPLPLAGAVLLAAEIHMGYPGVRSWLPYLLLVPLVVVTMLWLGRQRVQVRGGELWVGEAHLPLEFVGRVTALDVNEKRPAMGRDLDPAAFVAHRGWVGPAVLVELTDPEDPTPYWLFSTRRAEQLAELLRAEAAKRAG; encoded by the coding sequence GTGAGCAGGAACGCGCGCGCGGTCGATACGACCGGGGATGTCCTCTTCAGTGAGCGGCTCTACGTCCCGTGGTGGGGCTGGCCGCTGCCGCTGGCCGGTGCGGTGCTGCTGGCCGCGGAGATCCACATGGGGTACCCGGGAGTGCGCTCGTGGCTGCCCTACCTGCTGCTGGTGCCGCTGGTCGTGGTGACCATGCTGTGGCTGGGCAGGCAGCGGGTGCAGGTCAGGGGCGGCGAGCTGTGGGTGGGCGAGGCGCACCTGCCGCTGGAGTTCGTCGGCAGGGTCACCGCGCTGGACGTCAACGAGAAGCGCCCGGCGATGGGCCGGGACCTGGACCCGGCCGCCTTCGTGGCGCACCGGGGCTGGGTCGGGCCCGCCGTGCTGGTCGAGCTGACCGACCCGGAGGACCCCACGCCGTACTGGCTGTTCAGCACCCGGCGAGCCGAGCAGCTCGCGGAGCTGCTGCGCGCCGAGGCGGCCAAGCGCGCCGGTTAA
- the dut gene encoding dUTP diphosphatase, giving the protein MPSVEVLLTRLDPDVPVPSYARPGDAGADLVTTSDLVLPPGERAVVGTGVAIALPIGFAAFVHPRSGLAARAGLSVVNTPGTIDAGYRGEIKICLVNHDLREPITLHRGDRIAQLVVQRVEQAEFREVDELPESVRGAGGYGSTGGAAVLAGQRAGHNGGSPEVTEV; this is encoded by the coding sequence GTGCCCAGCGTTGAGGTGCTCCTGACCCGGCTCGATCCGGATGTGCCCGTACCGTCCTACGCCCGCCCCGGTGACGCGGGCGCCGATCTGGTGACCACCAGCGACCTGGTGCTGCCACCGGGAGAGCGCGCGGTGGTCGGCACCGGGGTCGCGATCGCCCTGCCCATCGGGTTCGCCGCCTTTGTGCACCCGAGGTCGGGGCTGGCGGCCAGAGCGGGGCTCAGCGTGGTGAACACACCTGGCACCATCGACGCGGGGTACCGCGGCGAGATCAAGATCTGTCTGGTCAACCACGACCTGCGCGAGCCGATCACGCTGCACCGCGGCGACCGGATCGCCCAGCTGGTCGTCCAGCGGGTGGAACAGGCCGAGTTCCGCGAGGTCGACGAGCTGCCGGAGTCCGTGCGCGGCGCGGGTGGCTACGGGTCGACCGGGGGAGCCGCGGTACTGGCCGGTCAGCGAGCCGGGCACAACGGCGGCTCGCCTGAAGTGACGGAGGTCTGA
- a CDS encoding DUF3710 domain-containing protein, with amino-acid sequence MFGFGRRGKRRKAAGEQGHALGAEQGGEHDGLPAEDGFDGPYDEKEAPADQVSRLDLGSVRLPVPDGTQLQVEVAPEGEVQAVHLVTPVARLTVSAFAAPRSGGLWQEVSKELAEQLRGDGARVVLEGGDWGTELVASSPEMSLRFVGVDGPRWMLRAVAASSTEQSAAAGAALREIVRGTVVVRGDQPMPVRTPLPVELPEAIAKHLAQEQG; translated from the coding sequence ATGTTCGGGTTCGGGCGTCGCGGCAAGCGGCGCAAGGCGGCAGGCGAGCAGGGGCACGCCCTCGGCGCGGAGCAGGGCGGCGAGCACGACGGCCTGCCTGCCGAGGACGGCTTCGACGGGCCCTACGACGAGAAGGAGGCGCCTGCCGACCAGGTGTCCCGGCTCGACCTGGGCTCGGTCCGGCTGCCGGTGCCCGACGGCACCCAGCTCCAGGTCGAGGTGGCGCCGGAGGGCGAGGTGCAGGCCGTGCACCTGGTGACCCCGGTGGCCAGGCTCACCGTGAGCGCCTTCGCCGCCCCCCGATCGGGTGGGCTGTGGCAGGAGGTCAGCAAGGAGCTGGCCGAGCAGCTGCGCGGCGACGGTGCCAGGGTGGTGCTGGAGGGCGGCGACTGGGGCACCGAGCTGGTGGCCTCCTCGCCGGAGATGTCGCTGCGCTTCGTCGGAGTGGACGGGCCGCGCTGGATGCTGCGCGCGGTGGCCGCCTCCTCCACCGAGCAGTCCGCGGCCGCGGGTGCGGCGCTGCGCGAGATCGTGCGCGGCACCGTGGTGGTCCGGGGCGACCAGCCGATGCCGGTGCGCACCCCGCTGCCAGTGGAGCTGCCGGAGGCGATCGCCAAGCACCTCGCCCAGGAACAGGGCTAG
- a CDS encoding OB-fold nucleic acid binding domain-containing protein, which produces MGSAGMSGSGGYWRRMVRRLTSDVSELDADDLSRKAEAQGAVKACDCRSGEEVTVLGRLRSVELCPRDAVATLEAELYDGTEGVTLVWLGRRRIPGIEPGRTIKARGRIAVRDGRKVLYNPYYELQTTS; this is translated from the coding sequence ATGGGGAGCGCCGGAATGAGTGGCAGCGGGGGCTACTGGCGGCGGATGGTCCGCAGGCTGACGAGTGACGTCAGCGAGCTGGACGCCGACGACCTGTCCCGAAAAGCCGAGGCACAGGGCGCCGTGAAGGCGTGCGACTGCCGATCCGGCGAGGAGGTCACCGTGCTGGGGCGGCTGCGCAGCGTCGAGCTGTGCCCGCGCGACGCGGTGGCGACCCTGGAAGCCGAGCTGTACGACGGCACCGAGGGAGTCACCCTGGTGTGGCTCGGCAGGCGCCGCATCCCCGGCATCGAGCCGGGACGCACGATCAAGGCGCGGGGGCGGATCGCCGTGCGGGACGGGCGTAAAGTGCTCTACAACCCGTACTACGAGCTGCAGACCACCTCCTGA
- a CDS encoding DUF3159 domain-containing protein — translation MSEPTTPQAGQSAELEKSESPAVEPAEDAVEPMPTMWEQMGGLVGFISASVPVAVFVFVNWATSMWPAIWSALGVAVLIGVWRLVRKEKMMPAISGVMGVGIAAFIAYRVGEAKGFFLYGIWVSLIFGGLFLISLLVRWPLVGVIWSGLNGHGFGWREHPKARFGYDLATVFWTLVFAARFVVQNWLYEGDQTTLLGITRLAMGYPLTAVALLVTVWAVRRAKRIEDEHASAQPAPA, via the coding sequence ATGAGCGAACCCACCACTCCGCAGGCCGGTCAGTCCGCCGAGCTGGAGAAATCCGAGTCCCCGGCTGTCGAACCCGCCGAGGACGCCGTCGAACCCATGCCGACCATGTGGGAGCAGATGGGCGGCCTGGTCGGCTTCATCTCCGCCTCCGTGCCGGTCGCGGTGTTCGTCTTCGTCAACTGGGCCACCAGCATGTGGCCGGCCATCTGGAGCGCCCTGGGCGTGGCCGTGCTGATCGGCGTGTGGCGGCTGGTCCGCAAGGAGAAGATGATGCCCGCGATCTCGGGCGTGATGGGCGTCGGCATCGCCGCGTTCATCGCCTACCGGGTCGGCGAGGCCAAGGGCTTCTTCCTCTACGGCATCTGGGTCAGCCTGATCTTCGGCGGCCTGTTCCTGATCTCGCTGCTGGTGCGCTGGCCGCTGGTGGGCGTCATCTGGTCCGGGCTCAACGGCCACGGTTTCGGCTGGCGCGAGCACCCGAAGGCCCGCTTCGGCTACGACCTGGCCACCGTGTTCTGGACGCTGGTGTTCGCGGCCCGGTTCGTGGTGCAGAACTGGCTCTACGAGGGCGACCAGACCACGCTGCTGGGCATCACCCGCCTGGCCATGGGCTACCCGCTGACCGCGGTCGCGCTGCTGGTCACCGTCTGGGCGGTGCGCCGCGCCAAGCGCATCGAGGACGAGCACGCCTCGGCCCAGCCAGCCCCGGCCTGA
- a CDS encoding TrkA family potassium uptake protein, producing the protein MRVAIAGAGAVGRSIARELLDSNHQVMLIERDRDHFDPHAVEQAEWVHADACELSSLEEAGMELCDVVIAATGDDKVNLVVALLAKTEFAVRRVVARVNDPRNEWLFTEAWGVDVAVSTPRMLAAMVEEAVTVGDLVRLLTFRQGQANLVEVTLPEDTPLSGRAVKALRLPRDAALVTILRGGRVIVPQPDDTLEAGDELLFVATSDVENEVQQALLT; encoded by the coding sequence ATGCGCGTCGCCATCGCCGGGGCCGGGGCCGTCGGCCGGTCCATCGCCCGCGAGCTGCTGGACTCCAACCACCAGGTGATGCTGATCGAGCGGGACCGCGACCACTTCGACCCGCACGCGGTCGAGCAGGCCGAGTGGGTGCACGCCGACGCCTGCGAGCTGTCCTCCCTGGAGGAGGCCGGCATGGAGCTGTGCGACGTGGTGATCGCCGCGACCGGGGACGACAAGGTCAACCTGGTGGTGGCGCTGCTGGCCAAGACCGAGTTCGCGGTGCGCCGGGTGGTGGCCAGGGTCAACGACCCGCGCAACGAGTGGCTGTTCACCGAGGCGTGGGGGGTGGACGTGGCGGTGTCCACCCCGCGCATGCTGGCCGCCATGGTCGAGGAGGCGGTCACCGTCGGCGACCTGGTCCGGCTGCTGACCTTCCGCCAGGGCCAGGCCAACCTGGTCGAGGTCACCCTGCCCGAGGACACCCCGCTGTCGGGCCGCGCGGTCAAGGCCCTGCGCCTGCCCCGCGACGCCGCCCTGGTGACCATCCTGCGCGGCGGCCGGGTCATCGTGCCGCAGCCCGACGACACCCTGGAAGCCGGCGACGAGCTCCTGTTCGTAGCCACCAGCGACGTCGAGAACGAGGTCCAGCAAGCCCTGCTCACCTGA
- a CDS encoding TrkA family potassium uptake protein yields the protein MHVVIMGCGRVGSSLAKGLERLGHTVAVVDKNVQSFRRLGGDFHGQQVVGIGFDRQVLIEAGIERAGAFAAVSNGDNSNIISARVASETFGVEHVVARIYDPKRAAVYERLGIPTVATVPWTTDRFLRMLLPDGVATAWRDPSGTVAVFQLPLHEGWVGRGVREVEAAVGARVAFVMRFGTGVLPDRDTVVQSGDQIYVAALSGTVTDVSAAAAQAPEENN from the coding sequence GTGCACGTGGTCATCATGGGCTGCGGCCGAGTCGGATCATCGCTGGCCAAGGGCCTGGAACGGCTGGGTCACACGGTCGCGGTCGTGGACAAGAACGTGCAGTCCTTCCGCAGGCTGGGCGGGGACTTCCACGGTCAGCAGGTGGTCGGCATCGGCTTCGACCGGCAGGTGCTGATCGAGGCCGGCATCGAGCGGGCCGGGGCCTTCGCCGCGGTCTCCAACGGCGACAACTCCAACATCATCTCCGCCAGGGTGGCCAGCGAGACCTTCGGCGTCGAGCACGTGGTCGCCCGGATCTACGACCCCAAGCGGGCCGCGGTGTACGAGCGGCTGGGCATCCCCACCGTGGCCACCGTGCCCTGGACCACCGACCGGTTCCTGCGGATGCTGCTGCCCGACGGGGTGGCCACCGCCTGGCGCGACCCCTCCGGCACGGTGGCGGTCTTCCAGCTGCCGCTGCACGAGGGCTGGGTGGGCCGGGGCGTGCGCGAGGTCGAGGCGGCGGTCGGCGCCAGGGTGGCCTTCGTGATGCGCTTCGGCACCGGCGTGCTGCCGGACCGGGACACCGTGGTGCAGTCCGGTGACCAGATCTACGTGGCCGCGCTGTCCGGCACCGTCACCGACGTGAGCGCCGCGGCGGCGCAGGCTCCCGAGGAGAACAACTGA